The region AGCCCTTGAAAGCCAGGTAGGATTTTGActctttggggggtgggggcgggggtgaAAGGTGTGTTCaccacccaggctggcagggacAGAGTCAGGAGCCAGAAAGGAGGACATCCTGTACTTGTGTGTATGCTGAGCCCTACTCAGCCAGCAATGGGCTCCTGAGAGGTTAGAAGAAGCAGGGGCTGGGTAAGAGAGGATGCTGGCCAGCTGGGTGGCAGCGGAGAGGGCATTAAAGAGTCCAGGCAGAGGGAGATCCTGAGGAGCTGCTGCCATCTCTCAGCCCAGGCCCTCAGGGGGCTCTCAGGGTGAGAATCCACCTGACTGATGGGGCACAAGCGGGTCCAGGGGCTGGGAGTGAGGCCAGGGGCAGTTCAGTGAACTTCCAGCCCCAGCTCTGGAGCACACCTGGAGTCTTCCAGTCCCTGCTCTCCCACTTATTAGCTGGGTGACCTCAGACAAGTTGCTCAACCtttttgagcttcagttttcccatctacAAAATTAGGAACACATGTCTCCAAATGCTTTGCatgtagtaaatgctcaataaacaaACAGTAGACATTGTTATGTTACACATCTGGAGGGAGTCACTTAGGGGGCTGGGGTGTGGGCACAGGGCCAGCCGGATCCTGTTCTCTCATTTCCCCTCCCCGTTTTGCACAACCCTCAGGTCTACCTGGAGGGTCACCAGGAgtgtgaggaagaagaggaggaggaggaggaggaggaggagatggaagggCCTTTGGTGTTTCACCACCATTACCTGCCCTGCCTGGTGCCCTTCCCAGGCCCCCTGCTGCCCTGGTCATCTCCTTTCCTCCTGCCTCCCGCATGTCAGCCCCACTCCCAGGATGTGCCCAGGACTCAgccccatcctcctgcctctagaAGGGAGGTGTAAGTGAGGCTGGGGACTCTGGGTGCTGCCAGGTTTCTGGGGGCTGGGCTGGTGGTGGGACACTTACGGGTGATACCCTAGAGTTACCCTTGGGCCACTGAtaggatctttcttttctttcctccatctcAGTAGAGCtgtacccccacctccaccccctaGTGCCACGGGGACTGTGGGTCCTGATGTACCCCCAGCTTCAGGTAGGGCTGGGTGGGTAAGCAGTGGGGCTCAGGCCTTGGGGAGGATTTGGAAGCCAGGAGGGCCATGTGCCCTATGATGGGGGCTGGGGAGGTTCCTGCCATCAGTTCTGTGAACAACTGGCCTgtccccttcccttttccttcttggGGTCCACTGAGGCAGGAGAGAGTCAAGCTGAGGGTGCTGTCTCCCCAGACTACTATGACGCTGAGAGCCTGCCATGAGGACAGACACTGGCCCTGGGACCCTTCATCTTCATCACAGGACCCTCTATTGTTAGCCCCTCTTCTGTCACCGCTGACAGCCCCTCTGACTCCCTCAGCTCCACCCTGGCCTTCTTCTGGATGAACCAgtcctctctccaccctactgAACTCCTGAACTAGTCTGATCTCTGCTGTGGAGTTGGTGGGCCTTAGAGCACTGCCCAGGCCCCAGAAGCAACACAAACACAACTCTGCCCCATTGTTTCCTGCCCAGACCAGtccctcccacttccctcacCCCTTGCTCAGGGATGACGGAATCTCCTTTTGTCTTAGCagtgaggcaggagaggagaggagggagcagaCTGTTTCTGTTTTCCACAGTTTTAACTCCCACTGTGAGGTGGATAGGGGAGAGGCCTGACTAGGCAGGGCTCAGGAGCAGAGCCAGTTCCTTGGGGCCCTAACCCCAGGAAGTTGGCTCTGTTGACAGGAGTGGCCTAGGCCCTGGAGGGCCAGGTGGGAACAGAGTGTCCTCCGTCCCATCAGGCCAGGGTGTgtttcccccaccctccctcagtAGGAATTAGTCACTCAGGCCtggaaggaggctgagggagacaTCTGGGGAGAGAAGTCCACCCCCTGGTGGCCTCCCTTTCATGCTGAGTTTTACCCCAGGAGGAGACATTGAGGGCGCAGGGTTAAGTCCAGGTGTTTGTTGTATTCAGGCTAGAAAAGAAAGTCCCTGGTGTCCTCTGCTGCTTGTCACAGTCCTTCAGACAGGGCCGAGGAGCCATACTGAGTCCCAGTGACCACCATGGCAGTGGCTACACCACTCATGCAGGCTGTGCCCGGAAGGCCTGGGGCAGCCTCTTCCAAGCAGCTCGCACCCCGTAAGCGCCAGTCCGCCTCTGCCGCCAGTGCTGGCTGAAGACAAAGCAGAGCAGGACGGATGTCACAAACAATAACAGCAGTACCGACACAACTGTGACGATGATGATCATCTGGCGGTCCTGCACAGGCTCTGGGGAGGGAAGAGACGGTGGTCTTAGAAGTCCTCTGGTTCCAAGCGCCAGTGCccaagggagagaggaggcacACCCATCCCCTGCCCACTCCAACCTGTGGTCACCCTGGGTTGCAGAGTGGAGTCTGTCCAAAAATATTATCTGGGAGAAAGGCTTGGGGTCCAGGCCTCTAGGCAGACCTCTGAGACTGTGAGGCCAGATGTGCTTGCTAGACACCATGACCTCGAGGGTGGCACAGTCCAGGTTGACCCCTCCTCGGGCAGCACTGAGTAAGCTTTATGCCAAGCTCCCTAAAGGAAGGAAACACCTGGGCTATCCAGAGTCACTGAACAGCAAAGCTCTAGGGACCTTAGGGGTCAGTCAGGACAACCCTCTCGTTATAGGAAAGCGCTAAGGCAAGAAAGATCAGGTTGACTCTGTCCAGGTCATGAAGGTTGCTAGTGGCCAAGCAACTAGTTGAGCTCTCCTGACTGCTGGAACAGTCAAGGTCCAAGCTGGGGACTTGGCCAGGAGCTTCATAGAAGAGGGTAGGATCGATGAAGTGTGGGCTCCTGGGTGTTTGTGTCCCAAGCTGGCTGAGAATAAGGCTCAGGATTTTTCTTCCCCCAAGAGGCTGGAAATGAGcaccttctctctccctgctctgtCGCTGGGACCCTCCTCACCATAGATCTCCAGCATCTGGGGATCTGAGACTCTGCGAAAGACTCCGCCGCCACGAGACTTCAGGtccagcacagccaagcaggaGAAGTTGTAATGTCTATCCTCACTGTGAGCCGAGGTGTTGAATGTGGCAGTGGCCTCTTGGGGAGCAGGTATTTGCCTATCAAAGGTCTGATTGTACAAGGTCTCACTGCCGCGGAACAGGGTAAGGGTGAGGTTCTCCAGGGGCTCCACAGCCGGCACCCTGCACTCGATGGTGAAGGGCTTGCCCGTGGCCACCCAGGTGGGCTGCAGCTTCAGCGTGACCTGCTTTGGGGGTTCTGCAGGGGACAAAGGAAGGTGGTCTGGTCAGGATAGTTGTATACCTGGTGAGGGCCATCTCATGTCTCTGGTGTTCCAGGTTCCTGGTTGGAGTTGTAGGGCAGGAAGGGAGAAGCTGGGCAGAATAAAGGGGCACCAGTGGTAGTTTCACAGACATCATGGTTTCAAGAATGGACAAGATGGGGGTGGCTCAGGTGTTTACAAAAAGAAGGTCAAGAAATTGTACAGCCAACTGGAAAGATAAAAGTTgggctctgtctccctcccctccaGAAACTATTATAACTACAGATTTCAGAAATTGGGTAACTATGTTGACAGAGACTTAGAAGGGAATGCTGACCGGAATTGGGCACTTGAACTGAACTGTCAGCTTCCTTACTTAAGGTAGGGGGATGGAGTCAGGCCTCCCTTGGTTCTCCAGGACCAGGCTCATGGCCACCAGGATTCCTTAAATGGGGCCCTGGATTCCCTCTGAATTAGAATAGCTAGTTGCCtccactctcacacacacacacacacacacacacacgcacacacacacgcacatacacacttGCCCCATATTCTCCTGAATACACTGGATTTAGGACACCTTTCCATCATCTGATTCACTGATG is a window of Nycticebus coucang isolate mNycCou1 chromosome 18, mNycCou1.pri, whole genome shotgun sequence DNA encoding:
- the ICAM2 gene encoding intercellular adhesion molecule 2 isoform X2, which codes for MSPFGCWSLPATFLALLCCPGCGEKAFEVYMWPETLVVEPTESQQVNCSTTCDQPEQGGLETSLRKTLLEQGPQWKQYLVSNISQDTVLLCYFTCSGKQKSRVGDVVVYKPPKQVTLKLQPTWVATGKPFTIECRVPAVEPLENLTLTLFRGSETLYNQTFDRQIPAPQEATATFNTSAHSEDRHYNFSCLAVLDLKSRGGGVFRRVSDPQMLEIYEPVQDRQMIIIVTVVSVLLLLFVTSVLLCFVFSQHWRQRRTGAYGVRAAWKRLPQAFRAQPA